In the Malus domestica chromosome 16, GDT2T_hap1 genome, one interval contains:
- the LOC114822288 gene encoding probable esterase KAI2, with product MGIVEEAHNVRVVGSGQQVLVLAHGFGTDQSVWKHLVHDNRVIMYDNMGAGTTNPEYFDFERYPTHEGYTYDLLAILKELHIESCIFVGHSASVMVCTTAAVTRPDLFTKLIMIAASPSSVSQFVKNSLKMRKNSTSGSFTYNQIPTRKSINDLVGLGFSPQPFLHVGFVKSQTMQLAQGFAVQDTMRTFL from the coding sequence atGGGAATAGTGGAAGAAGCTCACAACGTGCGGGTCGTAGGGTCGGGTCAACAAGTCCTAGTCTTGGCCCACGGCTTCGGCACCGATCAGTCGGTCTGGAAACACCTCGTCCACGACAACCGCGTCATTATGTACGACAACATGGGTGCCGGAACCACCAACCCAGAATACTTCGACTTCGAGCGCTACCCCACCCACGAAGGCTACACCTACGACCTTCTTGCCATTCTTAAGGAGCTCCACATCGAGTCATGCATCTTCGTCGGCCATTCTGCCTCTGTCATGGTCTGCACCACTGCTGCAGTCACCCGACCCGACCTTTTCACCAAACTAATCATGATCGCCGCCTCCCCTAGCTCAGTCTCACAATTTGTAAAAAACTCCTTAAAGATGCGGAAAAACTCTACATCAGGCTCATTCACTTACAATCAGATCCCAACCAGAAAAAGTATAAACGACCTCGTGGGCTTGGGCTTCTCCCCCCAGCCGTTTCTACATGTAGGTTTTGTCAAGTCTCAAACAATGCAACTTGCTCAGGGCTTTGCAGTCCAAGATACAATGCGAACTTTCCTCTAA